The genomic DNA TATTCCCGGGAAATCGGAGGGATGATTTTCGAAGCGGTTGAAGGACTGGAAGTCGATGTCCGCAACCCCGACTGGGTTATCCATGTGGAACTGCGGGAGAAAGCCTATGTTTACGGCTACGGTGTTAAGGGACCGGGTGGACTTCCCGTCAGCACGGCGGGACGGGGAACGCTTCTCCTTTCGGGAGGGATAGACTCTCCCGTCGCCGGTTATCTGATGGCGAAAAGGGGACTGAAGCTCGATGCGGTTTATTTCCACACGCCCCCCTACACATCCAACGAAGCTCATGAGAAGGTCAAGGAACTGGCGAAGATTCTCGCACCCTGGTGCAGCGGGATCAATCTCTTTTCTGTTCCTTTCACCGATGTACAGGTTAAAGTGAACCAATCCGTCGAGCCGTCATTTACGACACTTCACGCCAGAGCGGCCATGATGACGATTGCGGAGAAAATCACGAAAGAAAGGGACGGCGGATGTCTGATTACAGGCGAAGCTCTGAGCCAGGTTGCCAGCCAGACAATGGAATCGCTCGCCTTTACAAACAGTTCTGTCACCCTGCCGGTTTTCCGTCCCCTTATCGGAATGGATAAAGAGGAGATAATAAAGATATCGAGAAAGCTCGGCGCTTTCGAAACCTCAACCCTGCCCTACGATGATTGCTGCGCCATGTTTGCGCCGCAGCATCCGGAAACCAGGCCTGATTTTGAGAAAACCAGAGAGATGTTCAACAATATCGATTTCGGTGATCTGCTTGATCAGGCGGTTGCCAATGCAGAACGGACATGGTTCCCGGCTACGGGAAATGACTAAACAAAAAAGCTCCCTCGTCGGGAGCTTTTTTCACTTGGAAGAACTGCCGCTGGTGCTTTTCTTCGAATCGGTAACATAGAATCCACTGCCTTTGAAGATCAGTCCAGATCCTCCGCCAATCATCCGCTTTACTTCTCCGCCGCATTCGGGGCAGACAGAAAGTGGCTCATCTGTCATG from Spirochaeta isovalerica includes the following:
- the thiI gene encoding tRNA uracil 4-sulfurtransferase ThiI yields the protein MKDLYLIKIGEISLKKGNRKIFEKQLKDNIKKNLKPYGSHVNVRSGRFYLEVEDVPEEVVTKVLASTFGIVGFYKTHSCAKELEPISELAISLAKQNLASGYGNKFKVETRRVDKSLPMDSYDYSREIGGMIFEAVEGLEVDVRNPDWVIHVELREKAYVYGYGVKGPGGLPVSTAGRGTLLLSGGIDSPVAGYLMAKRGLKLDAVYFHTPPYTSNEAHEKVKELAKILAPWCSGINLFSVPFTDVQVKVNQSVEPSFTTLHARAAMMTIAEKITKERDGGCLITGEALSQVASQTMESLAFTNSSVTLPVFRPLIGMDKEEIIKISRKLGAFETSTLPYDDCCAMFAPQHPETRPDFEKTREMFNNIDFGDLLDQAVANAERTWFPATGND
- a CDS encoding FmdB family zinc ribbon protein, with the protein product MPTYDYKCNQCSHVFEYFQAMTDEPLSVCPECGGEVKRMIGGGSGLIFKGSGFYVTDSKKSTSGSSSK